The following coding sequences are from one Alosa alosa isolate M-15738 ecotype Scorff River chromosome 3, AALO_Geno_1.1, whole genome shotgun sequence window:
- the klhl41a gene encoding LOW QUALITY PROTEIN: kelch-like protein 41a (The sequence of the model RefSeq protein was modified relative to this genomic sequence to represent the inferred CDS: inserted 1 base in 1 codon), translated as MEPGSIREDLRLYQSTLLQDGLKELLNENKFVDCVLKVGERSLPCHRLIMAACSPYFRELFFDEDEEKGVSGEGNKDVVLENVDPSIMEMIINYLYSADIDINDDNVQDVFAVANRFQIPSVFTVCANYLLKQLSVGNCLAIYRMGLVLNCPRLAVASRDYITDRFETLSKEKDFLELAAHELFAIIGVDSLNAEKEELVFETLMRWVRKDKEHRLKTLGDAFDHIRFRLLPEKYFKEKVETDDIIKADPEVMKKMKVIKDAFAGXLPEKKKEGKKGKKGKDGKEKKEEEEEEEEEEDGGLPGYLNDTRRLGMYAKDMILMINDTAAVAYDSVENECALVAMAEQIPRNHVSFISAKNQLYVVGGLFVDDDSKDAQLQCYFYQLDPISADWTALPPMPSPRCLFAMGECDNFLFAIGGKDLQTNESLDSVMCYDTDKLKWSETKKPPLRTHGHCVISQYGMIYSIGGKTDDGKHINKMFVYNHKKAEWKEVAGMKTARSMFGAVVHKGKMIVVGGVNESGLLNSCEAYDFGTNKWEAFPDFPQERSSLNVVSSGGALFTLGGYTIVETDDKECAPTELTDIWQYEEDKKQWTGLIREMRYAAGASCVSMRLNPTKMPKL; from the exons atggagcCAGGGAGTATACGTGAGGACCTGCGCCTCTACCAGAGCACGCTTCTCCAGGACGGCCTCAAGGAGCTGCTGAACGAGAACAAGTTTGTGGACTGCGTGCTGAAGGTGGGCGAGCGCAGCCTGCCCTGCCACCGGCTCATCATGGCCGCCTGTAGCCCCTACTTCAGGGAGCTCTTCTTCGACGAGGACGAGGAGAAGGGAGTGTCCGGCGAGGGCAACAAGGACGTGGTTCTGGAGAACGTGGACCCGTCCATCATGGAGATGATCATCAACTACCTGTACTCGGCCGACATCGACATCAACGACGACAACGTCCAGGACGTCTTTGCCGTTGCCAACCGCTTCCAGATCCCCTCGGTGTTCACCGTGTGCGCCAACTATCTCCTCAAGCAGCTCTCTGTGGGCAATTGCCTGGCCATCTACCGGATGGGGCTGGTTCTCAACTGCCCCCGGCTGGCCGTGGCCTCCAGGGACTACATCACAGACCGTTTCGAGACGCTGTCGAAGGAGAAGGACTTCCTGGAGCTGGCCGCCCACGAGCTGTTTGCCATCATCGGCGTGGACTCGCTCAACGCGGAGAAGGAGGAGCTGGTTTTCGAGACGCTGATGCGCTGGGTACGCAAGGACAAGGAGCACCGTCTGAAGACTCTAGGCGACGCCTTTGACCACATCCGGTTTCGCCTGCTCCCGGAGAAGTACTTCAAGGAGAAGGTGGAGACAGACGACATCATCAAAGCCGACCCCGAGGTCATGAAGAAGATGAAGGTCATCAAGGACGCGTTTGCCG AGCTGCCCGAGAAGAAGAAGGAAGGGAAGAAAGGGAAGAAAGGGAAGGATGGgaaagagaagaaggaggaggaggaggaggaggaggaggaggaggatggtggCCTGCCTGGGTACCTGAACGACACGCGTCGGCTCGGCATGTACGCCAAGGACATGATCCTGATGATCAACGACACAGCCGCCGTGGCGTACGACTCGGTGGAGAACGAGTGCGCCTTAGTCGCCATGGCGGAGCAGATACCGCGGAATCAcgtcagcttcatctctgccAAGAACCAGCTCTACGTGGTCGGAGGCCTGTTTGTGGACGACGACAGCAAAGATGCCCAACTCCAGTGTTACTTCTATCAG CTGGACCCCATTTCTGCTGATTGGACAGCACTTCCCCCTATGCCCTCCCCCAGATGTCTTTTCGCTATGGGGGAGTGTGACAACTTCCTGTTTGCTATTGGTGGCAAAGACCTACAGACCAACGAGTCCTTGGACTCAGTGATGTGTTATGATACTGA TAAACTGAAGTGGAGTGAGACCAAGAAGCCGCCGCTGCGGACTCACGGCCATTGTGTCATCTCACAGTACGGAATGATCTACTCCATAGGAGGCAAGACAGATGACGG CAAACACATCAACAAGATGTTTGTGTACAACCACAAGAAGGCCGAGTGGAAGGAAGTGGCTGGGATGAAGACGGCTCGGTCCATGTTCGGCGCAGTAGTGCACAAGGGGAAGATGATCGTGGTCGGAGGGGTCAACGAGAGTGGGCTGTTGAACTCATGTGAGGCCTATGACTTTGGAACAAACAA GTGGGAGGCCTTCCCAGACTTTCCCCAGGAGCGGAGCTCCCTGAACGTGGTGAGCAGTGGGGGGGCCCTGTTCACCCTGGGGGGGTACACCATTGTCGAGACGGACGATAAGGAGTGCGCTCCCACAGAACTTACAGACATCTGGCA GTACGAGGAGGACAAGAAGCAGTGGACGGGCCTGATCAGAGAGATGCGCTACGCGGCAGGGGCCTCCTGTGTGTCCATGCGCCTCAACCCCACCAAGATGCCCAAACTCTAA